The Caenorhabditis elegans chromosome II genome has a segment encoding these proteins:
- the K02E7.1 gene encoding C6 domain-containing protein (Confirmed by transcript evidence): MRHLILSLTIFSTCIAIVNSCAATSGTTSPVTVAPVTPTGCNSCTADLIGIKTGADGDFPPTSVIGTVNGCRTITYTCQRTPPVATDVVQITYYSDSRTDPASIENGVGVVQALSTASAVIDCVDGHWEKDTIEINDIECQIIT, encoded by the exons atgcGCCACTTAATACTCTCCTTAACAATATTCTCAACCTGTATAGCAATTGTGAACTCATGTGCTGCAACATCAGGAACCACATCCCCTGTAACAGTTGCACCAGTCACCCCGACAG gttgcAACTCTTGCACTGCTGACCTGATTGGCATTAAAACTGGCGCAGACGGAGATTTT CCACCAACTTCCGTTATTGGAACTGTAAATGGTTGCCGAACAATTACGTATACATGCCAAAGAACACCTCCTGTTGCTACTGATGTGGTTCAGATTACT TACTACAGCGATAGCCGTACAGATCCAGCATCCATCGAAAATGGCGTGGGCGTGGTGCAGGCGTTGAGCACAGCAAGTGCCGTAATCGATTGTGTGGATGGACATTGGGAGAAGGATACTATCGAAATTAATGATATTGAGTGCCAGATTATTACCTAG